One genomic segment of Culturomica massiliensis includes these proteins:
- a CDS encoding SusC/RagA family TonB-linked outer membrane protein yields MRKLIGLLSLLFFIGLQVSYAQTRTISGIVTDISDGLPLPGVSVVIKGTQTGTATDVNGRYTIEAAPSDVLIFSFVGMKTQNETVGNRQVINVALESDAQNLEEVVVTGYGVTRKKAFTGAASTVGSKDIADKTDANPIKALEGTVPGLQMNVSSGQPGAPATIFIRGRNSLNSGTQPLYVIDGVPVTAETMGMRSSESQSLSPLSTLSPSDIESMTVLKDATATSIYGARAANGVIVITTKKGRAGKLQVNLTVKLGMEMKPSIPKAYKPLDAKRYTELQVEGLMNDYELYGEGGNAAYYNNVVFGGYFPYTPEGMKDMMYAYLETDGKTNTNWFDEVTRVGFVQEYNLDLQGGGNTETAPKFYTSFNYFNNKALVIGKDLERYSGRFNFSQSPSKLISYGFALNLSYTKTNMGAGGGYFSDPITQAYMQSPLIPVKDENGDWNFNTLNGYNPVAQRSKYGDKSEGKQYRATITPYLTVNFRPDLIFNSRIGIDFYDLKEFGYWSFLQPQGADMRGLGEQGTTTRTLLSITNTLSYIKSINDVHNLNLMVGQEVQKTKENLSYLAASNYPLFNMNQVANAAVPSSASTSKNDFALASFFFNGQYDYMNKYYFSASARADGSSRFGKDHRWAGFWSVGVKYRLTEEDYMASVKSWMNNLTLRASYGTSGNQDVGDSAFAHGWYASRNLFGFGYNYNGLPGSAHEQQGNPKLKWEQTNKFNVGLDVSFLDRITLEFDYYYHRTKDMVFLVPVSRTTGLETIPKNIGKLENQGIEFTINAKVLRLNGFNWDLSLVASHNKNKIVKLSTDEPIEGAITIVEKGRDIYTFKMKKYAGVDPQTGEAQWYKGTTGSEITKNYNEAGKRYVGAASPKFQGSIISRMSYKGFDFSFQLNYSLGGKIYGDNLTYDEQIGGSGFDNTTRYVYDHRWQKPGDRTDVPRFVFGDGSAANNASTRFLMNGRYLKIRTMSLGYTLPKRITDMAHLGSARVFMTADNLYTFCAKNFRGFDPAGIGANGIQWWNYPTPRNIMFGVTIGF; encoded by the coding sequence ATGAGAAAACTAATCGGTTTATTGTCTCTCCTGTTTTTTATCGGTTTACAGGTGAGTTACGCTCAGACGCGTACAATCAGCGGTATTGTGACGGATATAAGTGACGGGCTTCCGCTGCCCGGCGTTTCCGTTGTGATAAAAGGAACGCAGACCGGAACGGCTACGGACGTGAACGGTCGTTACACAATTGAAGCAGCGCCTTCAGATGTACTTATTTTTTCTTTTGTCGGCATGAAAACGCAGAACGAGACTGTCGGCAATCGTCAGGTGATTAATGTTGCTTTGGAGAGTGATGCACAGAATCTGGAAGAAGTTGTGGTGACCGGTTATGGAGTGACCCGTAAAAAAGCATTTACGGGGGCAGCTTCTACTGTGGGTTCCAAGGATATTGCCGATAAGACGGATGCCAATCCGATCAAAGCGCTGGAGGGAACCGTGCCCGGATTACAGATGAATGTATCTTCCGGACAACCCGGTGCTCCGGCAACCATTTTCATCCGGGGACGTAATTCTTTGAATTCCGGTACACAGCCTTTGTATGTGATTGACGGTGTTCCTGTTACGGCAGAAACAATGGGGATGCGTTCTTCCGAATCGCAATCGTTGTCTCCGCTTTCTACATTAAGTCCTTCGGATATCGAATCGATGACCGTATTGAAAGACGCTACGGCAACTTCTATTTATGGAGCCCGGGCTGCTAACGGGGTAATCGTCATTACGACAAAGAAGGGCCGGGCCGGAAAGTTGCAGGTGAACCTGACGGTTAAATTGGGTATGGAGATGAAACCTTCCATTCCTAAAGCTTATAAACCGTTGGATGCAAAACGTTACACCGAATTACAGGTGGAAGGGTTGATGAACGATTACGAATTGTATGGGGAGGGCGGTAATGCCGCTTATTATAATAACGTGGTGTTCGGCGGTTATTTCCCTTATACTCCGGAAGGTATGAAGGATATGATGTATGCTTATCTGGAAACCGACGGAAAGACGAATACCAATTGGTTTGACGAGGTGACCCGTGTCGGATTCGTTCAGGAATACAATCTCGATTTACAGGGAGGGGGTAATACGGAAACGGCTCCTAAGTTCTATACGTCTTTCAACTATTTTAATAATAAAGCATTGGTGATCGGTAAGGACCTGGAGCGTTATTCCGGACGTTTTAATTTTTCCCAGTCTCCCAGTAAACTGATCAGTTACGGATTTGCTTTGAATCTTTCTTATACCAAAACCAATATGGGTGCTGGGGGCGGTTATTTTTCCGACCCGATTACCCAGGCTTATATGCAATCTCCTTTGATACCGGTGAAAGATGAGAACGGAGATTGGAATTTCAATACCCTTAACGGATATAATCCTGTGGCTCAACGAAGCAAATACGGAGATAAGAGTGAGGGGAAACAGTACCGTGCGACAATTACTCCTTATCTGACGGTAAATTTCCGGCCGGATTTGATTTTTAATTCCCGTATCGGTATTGATTTTTATGATTTGAAAGAATTCGGGTATTGGTCGTTTTTGCAGCCGCAGGGTGCGGATATGAGGGGTTTGGGCGAACAGGGTACGACAACCCGTACATTGCTCAGTATCACCAATACATTGAGTTATATCAAGTCGATAAACGACGTGCACAATCTCAATCTGATGGTTGGTCAGGAAGTACAGAAAACGAAGGAAAATCTTTCTTACCTGGCAGCTTCCAATTATCCGTTGTTCAATATGAACCAGGTGGCGAATGCTGCTGTGCCCAGTTCTGCCTCGACCAGTAAAAATGATTTTGCGTTGGCTTCCTTCTTTTTTAACGGCCAATACGATTATATGAATAAATATTATTTCTCTGCCAGTGCCCGGGCCGACGGTTCTTCCCGTTTCGGAAAGGATCACAGATGGGCCGGATTCTGGTCTGTCGGAGTCAAATACCGTTTGACGGAAGAAGATTATATGGCATCGGTAAAATCCTGGATGAACAACCTGACTTTACGAGCCAGTTACGGTACTTCCGGTAATCAGGATGTCGGGGATTCGGCATTTGCCCACGGTTGGTATGCTTCCCGGAATTTGTTCGGATTCGGCTATAATTACAACGGTCTGCCGGGAAGTGCACACGAGCAGCAGGGGAATCCCAAGTTGAAATGGGAGCAGACGAATAAATTCAATGTCGGACTGGATGTTTCTTTCCTGGACCGTATTACTTTGGAATTCGATTATTATTACCACCGGACCAAGGATATGGTATTTCTGGTGCCCGTATCCCGGACTACCGGATTGGAGACGATACCTAAAAATATCGGTAAACTGGAAAATCAGGGTATTGAGTTTACGATTAATGCCAAGGTTTTGCGCTTGAACGGTTTTAATTGGGATTTGAGTTTGGTCGCTTCTCACAATAAGAATAAGATTGTCAAGTTGAGTACGGACGAACCTATAGAGGGGGCGATTACAATTGTCGAGAAAGGACGTGATATTTATACGTTTAAGATGAAGAAATATGCCGGTGTGGATCCGCAAACCGGAGAAGCACAATGGTATAAAGGAACAACAGGAAGCGAAATTACGAAGAATTACAACGAAGCCGGCAAGCGTTATGTCGGAGCTGCCAGTCCTAAATTTCAGGGGAGTATTATCAGTCGTATGAGTTATAAAGGGTTTGATTTTTCATTTCAGTTGAATTATTCATTAGGCGGTAAGATTTACGGAGATAATCTGACGTATGACGAACAGATCGGAGGTTCCGGATTTGATAATACCACCCGGTATGTATATGACCATCGCTGGCAGAAACCGGGAGACCGTACGGACGTGCCGCGCTTTGTATTCGGAGACGGCTCTGCGGCTAACAACGCTTCTACCCGCTTTTTGATGAACGGGCGTTATTTGAAGATCCGGACGATGTCTTTGGGGTATACATTGCCGAAACGTATTACGGATATGGCTCATTTGGGATCGGCCCGTGTTTTTATGACGGCTGACAATCTGTATACTTTCTGTGCCAAGAATTTCCGGGGATTCGATCCTGCAGGTATCGGCGCTAACGGTATACAATGGTGGAATTATCCGACACCGCGGAATATCATGTTCGGTGTAACCATCGGTTTTTAA
- a CDS encoding sensor histidine kinase — MLSTILVYMSLLFQVLAAAIAISLFKRTKFNASWILISTGFILMVVSRIFELFPTIYPEWEEELAVVQKCLAFVISLVLLIGVFYIRKIFQFMRRLDEIRRETENKVLSAVIRTEERERQRFAKELHDGLGPLLSVVKMLLSGLSGDAKPEVNEKIKQNLKQAVDEAIISVRDISANISPHILNNFGLKDAVDSFIKKLRSAKALDISFTTNIGNRRFGYNVEVIMYRVICELINNTLRHAEADKIRIELKLTDEIIYLTYTDNGIGFDVSRQATKYGMGLDNMQYRLKSGNGGIEIMSERGKGMQAKAFIKL; from the coding sequence ATGCTATCTACTATTCTGGTATATATGTCGTTGTTGTTTCAGGTACTGGCAGCGGCAATTGCTATCAGCTTGTTTAAACGGACGAAGTTCAATGCTTCCTGGATATTGATTTCAACGGGATTTATATTGATGGTGGTGTCCCGTATATTCGAACTTTTCCCTACAATCTACCCGGAATGGGAAGAGGAGTTGGCTGTGGTGCAGAAGTGTCTGGCTTTTGTGATTTCTTTGGTGTTGTTGATCGGCGTGTTTTATATCCGGAAGATTTTTCAGTTTATGAGACGTCTGGATGAGATTCGCCGGGAAACGGAAAATAAAGTGCTTTCGGCTGTCATTCGGACAGAGGAGCGGGAGCGGCAACGGTTTGCCAAGGAGTTGCACGATGGGCTCGGGCCTTTGTTGAGTGTCGTAAAAATGTTGTTGTCGGGATTAAGCGGGGATGCCAAACCGGAAGTGAATGAAAAAATAAAACAAAATCTGAAACAAGCCGTAGATGAGGCTATTATCAGTGTGAGGGATATCTCTGCCAATATCAGTCCCCACATTTTGAATAATTTCGGGTTGAAGGATGCCGTCGATTCTTTTATTAAGAAATTGCGTTCGGCAAAAGCTCTCGATATCAGTTTTACAACCAATATCGGAAACCGCCGGTTCGGTTATAATGTAGAGGTGATTATGTACCGGGTGATTTGTGAATTGATCAATAATACTTTGCGTCATGCCGAGGCGGATAAAATCCGTATCGAATTGAAGCTTACCGATGAAATTATATATTTGACATATACCGATAACGGTATCGGTTTTGATGTGAGCCGTCAGGCTACAAAATACGGTATGGGGTTGGATAATATGCAATATCGTCTCAAGTCCGGTAACGGGGGAATTGAGATAATGAGTGAACGGGGAAAAGGTATGCAGGCGAAGGCATTTATTAAGTTGTGA
- a CDS encoding response regulator transcription factor — MQKLKLYLVDDHKLFREGLKLLLSTQDFVKHIYEASNGREFIENLPLTECDVVLMDIEMPEMNGIEATREALHLHPELKIIVLSMYGDEQYYYQMIDAGAKGFMLKNTGIENVIKGIQKVAAGENFFSEELLFNILNNMRDNSKTTADVPDNELSDREMEILYHVCKGESNQEIAEALFISKRTVDKHRANLLSKTGCRNTAALVMYAIKNKMIEVN; from the coding sequence ATGCAGAAATTGAAACTTTATCTGGTAGATGACCATAAGCTGTTCAGGGAAGGGTTGAAGCTGCTGTTGTCGACACAGGATTTCGTAAAGCATATTTACGAAGCTTCGAACGGACGGGAATTTATTGAAAATTTACCATTAACGGAATGTGATGTGGTGCTGATGGATATTGAGATGCCTGAAATGAATGGGATCGAGGCCACCCGGGAAGCTTTGCATTTGCATCCGGAATTGAAAATCATTGTCCTGTCGATGTATGGGGACGAGCAATACTACTATCAGATGATCGATGCCGGAGCCAAGGGCTTTATGCTGAAGAACACCGGGATCGAAAATGTCATCAAGGGAATTCAGAAGGTAGCCGCCGGGGAGAATTTTTTTTCGGAAGAGTTGCTGTTCAATATTCTGAATAATATGCGGGATAACAGTAAAACTACCGCAGATGTTCCTGATAATGAATTATCCGATAGGGAGATGGAGATTTTATACCATGTTTGCAAGGGGGAATCCAATCAGGAGATTGCAGAGGCTTTGTTTATCAGTAAGCGGACGGTAGATAAGCATCGGGCTAATTTATTGAGTAAAACCGGTTGCCGCAATACGGCGGCATTGGTCATGTATGCCATTAAGAACAAGATGATCGAAGTAAATTGA